In Halogeometricum borinquense DSM 11551, a single genomic region encodes these proteins:
- a CDS encoding ATP-binding protein — translation MSLSLLLFAIAYIWMSLTWFYYWEEEERLPFKRMTLQIVLLVAFGSMTNAPALLLVVVILSALIHLHVDLWEPIHTGIVAGAFAVGIVTLHGITLGYSPVEWINGTGNTEVFASAGIATAVAACVAHMTGNPIERYLDTSPFGSRKYENATFGGEHPYGTYSPEFESKNRETQWQTDSTSTVGETGSDTPASQPTESNDKSEAEQSNHNHSINPAESDPEPDIDKEKLVKIVQQNAEEALTEEDADSTEEYLDEGDEDDEDTGIESFAYPWEEPPEVRFEDIGGYNDVKEELSSQVINPLQSDSESYDRFDVEPSRGLLFQGPPGTGKTLFARAIANALDRPFVELTQADLTHEYINKSPQLIKRLFEEAQHLGGVVFIDEAEQLLSDRTRGENAHAEDQKVTNMFLSALTKEEQDFILLLTTNQRDGMDEAILRPGRIDCEFEIGLPDIKARTEILKLTVLDVPHKLTEDHVKRLAEHTDGWSGADLEALANQAKLKAAEQDAKHLEWRHIKLGYTEVITDSEDG, via the coding sequence ATGAGTCTTAGCTTACTGCTATTTGCCATCGCCTACATCTGGATGAGCCTGACGTGGTTTTATTACTGGGAAGAAGAAGAACGGCTTCCCTTCAAGAGAATGACCTTGCAGATCGTACTGCTGGTTGCGTTCGGCAGCATGACAAACGCTCCGGCGCTACTATTGGTAGTGGTCATTCTCAGCGCGTTGATCCACCTGCATGTGGATCTCTGGGAGCCCATTCACACGGGCATCGTTGCTGGCGCTTTCGCGGTCGGAATCGTTACTCTCCACGGGATTACCCTAGGATATTCCCCTGTCGAATGGATCAATGGGACTGGCAATACTGAGGTGTTCGCCAGCGCGGGTATCGCGACCGCAGTCGCAGCATGCGTCGCCCATATGACCGGGAATCCAATTGAGAGGTATCTGGATACGAGCCCCTTCGGATCTAGAAAGTACGAAAACGCAACCTTCGGAGGAGAACATCCATACGGGACGTATTCCCCAGAATTTGAGTCCAAGAATCGTGAAACCCAGTGGCAAACGGATTCCACTTCCACGGTAGGAGAGACTGGATCTGACACGCCGGCCAGTCAACCGACTGAATCGAACGACAAGTCGGAGGCGGAGCAATCGAACCACAACCACTCGATCAATCCTGCCGAGAGTGATCCGGAGCCCGATATTGACAAAGAGAAATTGGTGAAAATAGTCCAGCAGAACGCGGAAGAAGCCTTGACGGAAGAAGACGCCGACAGCACCGAAGAGTACCTTGACGAGGGCGATGAGGACGATGAGGACACCGGGATAGAATCATTCGCGTATCCCTGGGAGGAGCCACCGGAGGTTCGGTTCGAAGACATCGGTGGCTACAACGACGTCAAGGAGGAACTCTCCAGTCAGGTCATCAATCCGCTACAGTCGGACAGCGAGAGCTACGATCGGTTCGACGTGGAGCCGTCGCGTGGCCTCCTGTTCCAAGGCCCGCCGGGGACGGGGAAGACGCTATTCGCTCGGGCGATCGCGAACGCTCTTGACCGGCCTTTCGTCGAACTGACGCAGGCTGACCTCACCCACGAGTACATTAACAAGAGCCCACAGCTCATCAAGCGGCTGTTCGAGGAAGCGCAGCACCTCGGCGGCGTCGTCTTCATCGACGAGGCTGAACAGCTACTGAGCGACCGCACGCGGGGTGAGAACGCACACGCGGAGGATCAGAAGGTCACGAATATGTTCCTCTCTGCGCTCACCAAGGAGGAGCAGGATTTCATCCTGCTGCTGACGACGAACCAGCGGGATGGGATGGACGAAGCAATCCTTCGTCCTGGTCGTATTGACTGTGAGTTCGAGATCGGACTCCCCGACATCAAAGCACGGACAGAGATCCTCAAGCTGACCGTACTGGACGTTCCACACAAATTGACGGAAGACCATGTCAAGCGTCTTGCGGAACATACTGACGGCTGGTCGGGTGCTGACCTAGAGGCGCTCGCGAACCAAGCCAAGCTCAAGGCCGCCGAACAGGATGCGAAACACCTCGAATGGCGCCACATCAAGCTCGGATATACGGAGGTAATCACCGATTCTGAAGACGGATAG